The DNA window CTACTTCCTTTTAGTGATACATATCTGCACCAATAAAGCTTTATTTCAGTAGCTTGTAAGAGCATTATCTCATCTATAGATTTGCAAAAGTTGTGCCAAAACAAAACTTCAAAAATATCAGCACTTATTTATCAGAACCAGGACGTCGAAAGAATACACGACCGAGAGATGGGGATAGTGTTGCACTCACCCATGGTTGTGTTGTCGCCGCTGCGCTCTGAGAAGTTGGGTGGCGGAGTGACATTACAAAAGGCCAATCCTTTAAACTAAATCTTTCACCTAAAAAGACTTGATTGCAACCTCAGACTGATAAAAGCAATGCCTCACCAACTCCCCAACCACATTCCCCCCTTTTCATACTACTCCTGAGACCATCAAGGGTCTCACAAATGCTCACCATCTTTGTCCCACCCGAGTAAAAAACCTCCACCTTATCCTTCACCTCAATCCAACTACACCCAGCCACCTTCCTCACTCCCTTCTCCTTCATCAAACTCCTCAACTCTGCCGCCTTCTCCTTAAACCCTCCCTCGACATACAAGTTTAGCAGCTGCACATACCCACCCCCATTCTCTGGCTCCATCTCCAACAGCTTATAAGCAGCGGCCTCACCAAGCTCAAACCTCCCATGAACCTTGCAAGCAGAAAGCAGAGACAGCCAAATGCCTCTCTCAGGCACCATAGCCATCCCCTCCACAAACTCCCAAGCCTCCTCCACACGCCCACCCCGACCCAAAAGGTCAACCACAGTGACATAATGTTCCATCTGAGGCTCCACTCCGCTCTCCCTCATCGACCTAAACAGGCTCAGCCCTGTATCAATTAGACCACTATGATTGCATGAGGAGATGAGGGACAGGAACGTCACCCCATCAGGTGATTCTCCTGAATCCCTCACCTCCTTCAGCATACCAATGGCCCTATGGCACTCACCATGTGATCCGTAGCCTCCAATCATTGAGTTCCATGTCACGATGTCTCTCTTCTCCATGTTCCTGAACACCCGTTCAGCATAAACTAAGCTTCCACACTTCGCACACAAATCAACCAACGTGTTCTCCACTTGATTTTCGTTAAATAGAAGGGATCTTATGATATAACCGTGTATCGCCTTTCCCACAAGCAATGCCGCGAGCTCTGCAGCTGCAGCAAGAGCTAGGGTGACTGAAACAGAATCGGGACAGAGGCCATCTTGCAGAACACGAGGCAGGAGGCTGATCgagatgtttgggaggccgttCAATGAGTTACACGAGATGAAAGCATTCCACGCCGCCAAATTCTTCACCAACACACTGGAAAAAGCTTCCTCTGCCATCTCAACCTTTTTGAATTTGGAGTAGAACTCAATTAGAGCTCTACCTGTGCATGAATCCAAATCTAGGCCTTCCTTAATCGACATTCCGTGAAGACAACAACCTAGTTTCACATCACCATATACTAAACAAGCAACAATTGAGCTTGCAACAACACTAGCATCCGGCTTCACACCTTCGGATATCATCCCCTTGAACAAAATCAATACCTCCTCGAATTTCCTATTCTCTAAACTCCCCGATATCATAGATCCCCAAGCTACAACGTCCTTCGTCCTCATCTCTCTGAAGACCTTACAGGACTCCTCGAAACTCCCAAGCTTTGAGTACATTGTCAACAGAGCACTCTGCAGAGCAAGACTCTGCTTCACTGGCCTTTTGATTAGCTCTCCGTATGCCGTTTCTCCAAGTTGGTGCGATCCAATCATACCACATGCTATTAGCACATTAGATACGGTGAAGAAAT is part of the Salvia splendens isolate huo1 chromosome 22, SspV2, whole genome shotgun sequence genome and encodes:
- the LOC121785978 gene encoding pentatricopeptide repeat-containing protein At2g40720-like, whose amino-acid sequence is MDAWNTFVMLENKHSIAVWNSMINGFCENGVWRNSLQLYSSAKNEALELGSTTFSSVLTACSQGEAVDFGCQVHSDLVKMGFEQDSYASTSLLTFYAKCGVVEDAECVFNSVRDRTVGIWNSMISAYINCGDANNALDVYIKMRPEQVEPDFFTVSNVLIACGMIGSHQLGETAYGELIKRPVKQSLALQSALLTMYSKLGSFEESCKVFREMRTKDVVAWGSMISGSLENRKFEEVLILFKGMISEGVKPDASVVASSIVACLVYGDVKLGCCLHGMSIKEGLDLDSCTGRALIEFYSKFKKVEMAEEAFSSVLVKNLAAWNAFISCNSLNGLPNISISLLPRVLQDGLCPDSVSVTLALAAAAELAALLVGKAIHGYIIRSLLFNENQVENTLVDLCAKCGSLVYAERVFRNMEKRDIVTWNSMIGGYGSHGECHRAIGMLKEVRDSGESPDGVTFLSLISSCNHSGLIDTGLSLFRSMRESGVEPQMEHYVTVVDLLGRGGRVEEAWEFVEGMAMVPERGIWLSLLSACKVHGRFELGEAAAYKLLEMEPENGGGYVQLLNLYVEGGFKEKAAELRSLMKEKGVRKVAGCSWIEVKDKVEVFYSGGTKMVSICETLDGLRSSMKRGECGWGVGEALLLSV